The Branchiostoma floridae strain S238N-H82 chromosome 8, Bfl_VNyyK, whole genome shotgun sequence genome has a segment encoding these proteins:
- the LOC118421135 gene encoding adhesion G-protein coupled receptor G6-like, giving the protein MMLCMVLAEGMFVARVWVPLGQACVVFAIFLHYFMLTAFTSMNALAMDLCLTFRDDLERIELYKYVLYTWLMPVPVVVLTVILDFTNSVKVGYGENCWIGNPTSSLVSFGVPVICALLVNAVLVTFVLLAIRRSFEIANAALARSNSSKAWVYIRISCLMGFTWILGFIYPFANSRAVEYIFIVLNASQGLLLTLILAITSEVVQNWKAAIRARFGLVEPNQNTAVTATASNQRPTASKTGGTAGGASCTTDIPMTTFAEVKKNRATLHHDGPHETSVRTATASNFRYVAGETEATAGETGSTAEVPLASFADVEEKSVPLQLDEPHQDSGQITTVSDRKTIEGKSEATVVGAGSDAAVALTSSAGVEENRASLQPDEPYQDSGRTTNASNLQTAGETGCVTDIPIEVVVDEEKKSVIRPPGEPHQDSEQITTASDQQTIKGKTEATAVESGAAGTVPFSLM; this is encoded by the coding sequence ATGATGTTATGCATGGTACTTGCTGAGGGCATGTTTGTAGCGCGTGTGTGGGTCCCTCTTGGTCAGGCCTGTGTGGTGTTCGCAATATTTCTGCACTACTTTATGCTGACGGCCTTCACATCCATGAACGCACTAGCCATGGACCTCTGTCTTACATTCCGTGACGATTTAGAGAGAATAGAGTTGTACAAATACGTCTTGTATACCTGGCTGATGCCGGTGCCTGTTGTCGTTTTGACAGTGATTTTGGATTTCACTAATTCTGTCAAGGTAGGTTACGGAGAGAACTGTTGGATCGGCAATCCGACcagtagtttggtgtctttcgGAGTTCCCGTCATATGTGCCCTTCTGGTAAATGCTGTCTTGGTCACCTTTGTGTTGCTGGCCATTCGGAGGTCATTTGAGATAGCTAATGCGGCACTGGCGCGCTCAAACAGCAGCAAGGCCTGGGTTTATATCCGCATCTCCTGTCTAATGGGGTTCACCTGGATTCTAGGCTTCATCTATCCTTTCGCCAACAGCCGAGCTGTCGAGTACATCTTTATTGTGCTGAATGCTTCTCAGGGCCTTCTGTTGACACTGATATTGGCAATAACATCGGAGGTAGTGCAGAACTGGAAGGCTGCGATCAGGGCACGATTTGGGCTAGTTGAGCCTAATCAGAATACGGCAGTGACCGCCACTGCCAGCAACCAACGGCCTACGGCAAGTAAAACTGGCGGAACGGCAGGTGGAGCCAGCTGTACTACAGATATACCCATGACCACTTTCGCTGAGGTAAAGAAGAACAGGGCAACTCTTCATCATGATGGGCCTCATGAGACCAGCGTTCGGACCGCCACTGCCAGCAACTTTCGGTACGTCGCAGGCGAAACTGAGGCAACGGCAGGTGAAACCGGCTCTACTGCAGAAGTGCCACTGGCCTCATTCGCTGACGTGGAAGAGAAAAGTGTACCTCTTCAACTGGACGAGCCTCACCAGGACAGTGGACAAATCACTACAGTCAGCGACCGAAAGACCATTGAAGGGAAAAGTGAAGCAACGGTAGTTGGAGCCGGCTCTGATGCAGCAGTCGCTTTGACCTCTTCCGCTGGTGTTGAAGAGAACAGGGCATCTCTTCAACCGGATGAGCCTTATCAGGACAGTGGACGAACCACCAATGCCAGCAACCTACAGACGGCAGGTGAAACCGGCTGTGTCACAGACATACCAATAGAAGTTGTAGTTGATGAAGAGAAGAAGAGCGTAATTCGCCCACCGGGTGAGCCTCATCAGGACAGTGAACAAATCACCACAGCCAGCGACCAACAGACCATTAAAGGGAAAACTGAGGCAACGGCAGTTGAAAGCGGTGCTGCTGGAACAGTACCTTTTTCGCTGATGTAG